A genomic window from Pseudomonas cavernicola includes:
- a CDS encoding acetate--CoA ligase family protein: MSQHAARIRDNLKRLLAPCHLAFIGGRSMARALKRCAEGGYQGQMWLVNPQHDSLEGVPCVRSVADLPCGPDAVFIATNRELTLACVAELAAKGAGGAICYASGFAETGAEGQALQQQLLDAAGDMALLGPNCYGLLDYLHSSALWPVAHGGKPVEKGVAVLTQSGNFAYNLSMSDRSLPVAYMASVGNQAQLGVAELMDVLLDEPRVTAIGLHLEGLKNVPGFARAAHKALEKGIPIIALKTGVSQIGAELALSHTSSLAGSDALYDSLFERLGVIRVSGPVSFVETLKAAACGNLPAGGNLIALACSGGDAGLIADYAERNDLSLPKLDDSQRVELAQVLPSYANLANPLDFTTAIWGDRDALDQMLDSALRTPADAALLVLDYPGEATGERPQCDLLLELYCAALTRHGKTGFVASAFPELLPASARERLHVQGVAALQGVEDGLAAWGRIAGYQQRRQALLALGESALLPLCPQALEGQGQLLDEWQSKQALRAFGLPTPQGVLSTPAEALAAAAKLGYPLVLKAVSAELPHKTEAGAVALNLRDAPALQNALEQMRQRIADYAPGVPFDQLLLERMATPPLAELIVGIKREAGFGLALVIGAGGILVELLKDSRSLLLPTTDGAIRAALLSLRSAPLLQGFRGREAADLDALVAAIRAVADYACENAGQLLELDVNPLLVNAQGAVAVDALIRLGK, translated from the coding sequence ATGTCCCAACACGCTGCACGAATCAGAGACAACCTCAAACGCCTGCTCGCGCCGTGCCATCTGGCCTTCATCGGCGGGCGCAGCATGGCGCGTGCGCTCAAGCGCTGCGCCGAGGGCGGTTATCAAGGCCAGATGTGGCTGGTCAATCCGCAGCACGACAGTCTCGAAGGCGTACCTTGCGTGCGCTCGGTGGCGGACCTGCCCTGTGGGCCGGATGCGGTGTTCATCGCCACCAACCGCGAATTGACCCTCGCCTGCGTGGCCGAACTGGCCGCGAAAGGCGCGGGCGGGGCGATCTGCTATGCCTCCGGGTTTGCCGAAACCGGCGCCGAAGGCCAAGCCCTGCAACAGCAACTGCTCGACGCTGCTGGCGACATGGCGCTGCTCGGGCCCAACTGCTACGGCCTGCTCGACTACCTGCACAGCTCCGCGCTGTGGCCGGTGGCGCACGGTGGCAAACCGGTGGAGAAGGGCGTGGCGGTGCTGACCCAGAGCGGCAACTTCGCCTACAACCTGTCGATGAGCGACCGTTCGCTGCCGGTGGCGTACATGGCCTCGGTGGGCAACCAGGCGCAGCTCGGCGTGGCCGAATTGATGGACGTGCTGCTCGACGAGCCGCGCGTCACCGCCATCGGCCTGCACCTGGAAGGCCTGAAGAACGTCCCCGGCTTCGCCCGCGCGGCGCACAAGGCGCTGGAGAAGGGCATCCCGATCATCGCGCTGAAAACCGGCGTATCGCAGATCGGTGCCGAACTGGCGCTCAGCCACACCAGCTCGCTGGCCGGCTCCGATGCGTTGTACGACAGCCTTTTCGAGCGTCTCGGGGTGATCCGCGTCAGCGGCCCGGTGAGCTTCGTCGAAACCCTCAAGGCAGCTGCCTGCGGCAACCTGCCCGCGGGCGGCAACCTGATCGCGCTGGCTTGCTCCGGCGGTGATGCCGGGCTGATCGCCGACTATGCCGAACGCAACGACTTGAGCCTGCCGAAGCTGGATGACAGCCAGCGCGTCGAGCTGGCGCAGGTGCTGCCGAGCTACGCCAACCTGGCCAACCCACTGGACTTCACCACCGCCATCTGGGGCGACCGCGATGCCCTCGACCAGATGCTCGACAGCGCGCTGCGCACACCGGCCGACGCCGCTTTGTTGGTTCTCGATTATCCGGGTGAAGCGACAGGCGAGAGGCCGCAATGCGACCTGCTGCTGGAGCTGTATTGCGCCGCGCTGACACGGCATGGCAAGACCGGTTTTGTCGCTTCGGCATTTCCGGAGCTGCTGCCGGCCAGCGCCCGCGAACGCCTGCATGTGCAGGGCGTGGCGGCTCTGCAAGGGGTCGAAGATGGCCTGGCCGCGTGGGGCCGGATTGCCGGTTATCAGCAGCGCCGCCAAGCGCTACTGGCACTGGGCGAGTCGGCATTGCTGCCGCTCTGCCCGCAGGCGCTGGAAGGCCAGGGCCAGTTGCTCGATGAGTGGCAGTCCAAGCAGGCTTTGCGCGCCTTCGGCCTGCCGACGCCGCAGGGCGTTCTGAGTACGCCTGCCGAGGCGTTGGCAGCGGCGGCGAAGCTGGGCTATCCGCTGGTGCTCAAGGCGGTCAGTGCCGAGTTGCCGCACAAGACCGAAGCCGGTGCGGTGGCCCTCAACCTGCGCGATGCCCCGGCCTTACAGAACGCGCTGGAGCAGATGCGTCAGCGCATCGCCGACTACGCGCCGGGTGTGCCTTTCGATCAACTGCTGCTCGAACGCATGGCGACCCCGCCGCTGGCGGAGCTGATCGTCGGCATCAAGCGTGAAGCGGGCTTCGGCCTGGCATTGGTGATCGGTGCCGGCGGGATTCTCGTCGAACTGCTCAAGGACAGCCGCAGCCTGCTGTTGCCGACCACCGATGGTGCGATCCGCGCGGCGTTGCTGAGCTTGCGCAGTGCGCCGTTGCTGCAAGGCTTTCGCGGTCGCGAGGCGGCGGACCTGGACGCGTTGGTCGCCGCGATCCGGGCCGTGGCGGACTACGCCTGCGAGAACGCCGGGCAACTGCTGGAACTGGACGTGAACCCTCTGCTGGTGAATGCGCAAGGCGCCGTTGCGGTCGACGCGCTGATCCGCCTGGGTAAATAA
- a CDS encoding helix-turn-helix domain-containing protein: MSIRLKLLRKKLGVTLETLAEKTGMTKSYLSKVERGLNTPSIAAALKLSKALNVNVEELFSEGGDKLDSYSLVRSDQRKSLAANDEAPAYAVLATQVSGLTLLPFIIYPPADFSTSTFKEHLGEEFLFVHEGQVEVDFMTERVILNRGDALHFNAQKPHRIRSLGDTQAELLVVVHSSED; encoded by the coding sequence ATGTCTATCCGTTTGAAACTGTTGAGAAAAAAACTTGGCGTCACGCTGGAGACGTTGGCCGAAAAAACCGGCATGACGAAAAGCTACCTGTCCAAGGTGGAGCGGGGGTTGAACACTCCGTCGATCGCGGCGGCGCTGAAACTCTCGAAGGCCCTCAACGTCAACGTCGAAGAGCTGTTCTCGGAGGGGGGCGACAAGCTCGACAGCTACAGCCTGGTGCGCAGCGACCAGCGCAAGTCGCTTGCGGCGAACGACGAGGCCCCGGCCTATGCGGTGCTGGCGACGCAGGTCAGCGGGCTGACGCTGCTGCCGTTCATCATCTACCCGCCAGCGGACTTCAGCACCTCCACCTTCAAGGAACACCTCGGCGAGGAATTCCTCTTCGTCCACGAGGGCCAGGTGGAGGTCGATTTCATGACTGAGCGAGTCATCCTCAATCGCGGCGACGCCCTGCATTTCAACGCACAGAAACCCCACCGCATTCGCTCGCTGGGCGACACCCAGGCCGAGTTACTGGTGGTAGTGCACAGCAGCGAAGACTGA
- a CDS encoding enoyl-CoA hydratase/isomerase family protein, translating to MTTQSPLLSQVEAGIAWITLNRPQQRNALDIPTLKGLHALLDELNADPAVRVLVLTGNGRSFCAGADLAEWAEAEARGALESYGWTEAAHALMTRLHSLDKPTIAAINGTAVGAGMDLTLCCDFRLAAQSARFKAGYTSMAYSPDAGASWHLPRLIGSEQAKRLLFLDELWNAERALATGLVGELCADEQLLASVGELASRLASGPTFAFAQTKKLLREGAQRSLPEQLSAELTAGLLCGRSQDGAEALRAAVEKRSPNFIGR from the coding sequence ATGACTACTCAATCGCCTCTGCTCAGCCAGGTGGAAGCCGGCATCGCCTGGATCACCCTGAATCGTCCGCAGCAGCGCAACGCACTGGACATCCCGACGCTGAAGGGACTGCACGCCTTGCTGGATGAGCTGAATGCCGACCCGGCCGTGCGCGTGCTGGTACTGACCGGCAATGGCCGCAGCTTCTGCGCCGGCGCCGACCTCGCCGAATGGGCCGAGGCCGAAGCCCGTGGCGCGCTGGAAAGCTATGGCTGGACGGAGGCCGCCCATGCCCTGATGACCCGCCTGCACAGCCTGGATAAACCGACCATCGCCGCCATCAACGGCACTGCCGTCGGCGCCGGGATGGATCTGACGCTGTGCTGCGATTTTCGCCTCGCCGCGCAGTCCGCGCGCTTCAAGGCTGGCTACACCAGCATGGCCTACTCGCCGGATGCCGGTGCGAGCTGGCACCTGCCGCGCTTGATCGGCAGCGAACAGGCCAAGCGTCTGCTGTTCCTCGACGAACTCTGGAATGCCGAGCGTGCTTTGGCCACGGGGCTGGTCGGTGAGCTGTGCGCCGATGAGCAATTGCTCGCCAGCGTTGGCGAATTGGCTTCGCGGCTGGCCAGCGGCCCGACCTTCGCATTCGCCCAGACCAAGAAACTGCTGCGTGAAGGTGCGCAGCGCAGCTTGCCCGAGCAGCTGAGCGCGGAACTGACCGCCGGCCTGCTCTGTGGCCGCAGCCAAGACGGCGCCGAAGCGCTACGCGCAGCGGTGGAAAAACGCTCCCCTAACTTCATCGGCCGCTGA
- a CDS encoding acyl-CoA dehydrogenase family protein, with protein sequence MNFQLSQEQEMLVAAVRSFVEKELLPHEEAVDRADAVSPELAAQIRGKAIAAGFYAFNMPEEVGGGGLDYLSQALIERELAKCSWALHVFVARPSKILMACKGQQIEDYLLPSIQGEKIDCFALTEPGAGSDANSIKTRAVPDGDDFVLNGSKHFISHAGHADFAIVFAVTDTYEHNGRKRNAVTSFLVDRDTPGMTIRRGPKCVSNRGYHTYEIFFDDCRVPASKVLGEVGKGWDVANAWLTAGRVMVAANCIGQAQRALDVSLQWAADRKQFGQPIGSYQGVSFKLADMATEIRAAELLTLHTAWKMDQGTMTDGEAGMAKLFASEVLGRVADEAVQIFGGMGLMDEGPVERIWRNARIERIWEGTSEIQRHIISRELLRPLLR encoded by the coding sequence ATGAACTTCCAACTGAGCCAAGAACAAGAAATGTTGGTCGCCGCGGTGCGCAGCTTCGTCGAGAAGGAGCTGCTGCCCCATGAAGAGGCGGTCGACCGTGCTGATGCGGTCTCCCCGGAGCTGGCCGCGCAGATTCGCGGCAAGGCCATCGCCGCTGGTTTCTATGCCTTCAACATGCCGGAAGAAGTCGGCGGCGGTGGCCTCGACTACCTGTCGCAGGCGCTGATCGAGCGTGAGTTGGCGAAATGCTCATGGGCGTTGCATGTGTTCGTCGCGCGGCCGTCGAAAATCCTCATGGCCTGCAAGGGCCAGCAGATCGAGGACTACCTGCTGCCAAGCATCCAGGGCGAGAAGATCGACTGCTTCGCACTCACCGAGCCGGGCGCCGGCTCCGATGCCAACTCGATCAAGACCCGCGCCGTGCCTGACGGCGACGACTTTGTGCTGAATGGCAGCAAGCACTTCATCAGCCACGCCGGGCACGCCGACTTCGCCATCGTCTTCGCCGTTACCGATACCTACGAACACAACGGCCGCAAGCGCAACGCCGTGACCTCCTTCCTGGTCGACCGCGATACCCCCGGCATGACCATCCGCCGCGGGCCGAAGTGCGTGAGTAACCGCGGCTACCACACCTATGAAATCTTCTTTGACGACTGCCGCGTACCGGCCTCGAAAGTGCTCGGCGAGGTGGGCAAGGGTTGGGACGTCGCCAACGCCTGGCTCACCGCCGGGCGAGTGATGGTCGCCGCCAACTGCATCGGCCAGGCCCAGCGCGCGTTGGATGTATCGCTGCAATGGGCGGCGGATCGCAAACAGTTCGGCCAACCCATCGGCAGCTACCAGGGCGTGTCGTTCAAGCTGGCCGACATGGCCACGGAAATCCGCGCCGCCGAGCTGCTGACCCTGCACACCGCCTGGAAGATGGACCAGGGCACGATGACCGACGGCGAGGCCGGCATGGCCAAGCTGTTCGCCAGCGAAGTGCTCGGCCGGGTGGCGGATGAAGCGGTGCAGATTTTCGGCGGCATGGGCCTGATGGACGAAGGCCCGGTGGAGCGCATCTGGCGCAACGCGCGGATCGAGCGGATCTGGGAAGGCACCTCGGAAATCCAGCGCCACATCATTTCCCGCGAGCTGCTGCGGCCGTTGCTGCGCTGA
- a CDS encoding 5-guanidino-2-oxopentanoate decarboxylase has translation MQAVKTLTGGQALVRLLANYGVDTVFGIPGVHTLELYRGLPGSGIRHVLTRHEQGAGFMADGYARVSGKPGVCFIITGPGVTNAATAIGQAYADSIPLLVISSVNHTASLGKGWGCLHETQDQRAMTAPITAFSAVALSAEDLPELIARAYAVFDSERPRPVHISVPLDVLAAPVARDWSNEVVRRPGRGVPSADALMQAVAKLQAARRPMIIAGGGALHAGEALQALSTRLAAPLFTSVAGKGLLPPEAPLNVGSTLCVEPGWNLIAQADVVLAVGTEMADTDFWRERLPLSGEVIRVDIDPRKFNDFYPCAVALHGDARETLAALLARLPEQQRDASAATQAVSALRTAVKTGHGPLQAIHQAILDRVAAVLPDNACISSDMTQLAYTGNYAFASRAPRSWLHPTGYGTLGYGLPAGIGAKFGAPERPGLVLVGDGGFLYTAQELATAVEELDSPLVVLLWNNDALGQIRDDMLGLDIEPIGVLPRNPDFAGLGRAFGCTVKQPQNLDELQDDLRAGFSHPGVTLIELKHACAC, from the coding sequence ATGCAAGCAGTGAAAACTTTGACCGGAGGCCAGGCGCTGGTGCGCCTGCTGGCCAACTATGGCGTCGACACCGTGTTCGGCATTCCCGGTGTGCACACCCTGGAGCTTTACCGTGGTTTGCCCGGCAGCGGCATCCGTCATGTGCTGACCCGTCACGAACAGGGCGCCGGCTTCATGGCCGACGGCTATGCGCGGGTCAGCGGCAAGCCGGGCGTGTGCTTCATCATCACCGGCCCCGGCGTCACCAACGCCGCCACGGCGATTGGCCAGGCCTACGCGGATTCGATTCCGCTGCTGGTGATCTCCAGCGTCAACCACACCGCCAGCCTCGGCAAAGGTTGGGGCTGCCTGCACGAAACCCAGGATCAACGCGCGATGACCGCGCCGATCACCGCGTTCTCGGCGGTGGCCTTGAGTGCGGAGGACCTGCCGGAACTGATCGCTCGCGCCTACGCCGTGTTCGATAGCGAGCGGCCGCGTCCGGTGCATATCTCGGTGCCGCTGGACGTGCTCGCCGCGCCGGTCGCGCGTGACTGGAGCAATGAAGTAGTGCGCCGCCCCGGCCGTGGCGTGCCGTCGGCCGATGCCTTGATGCAAGCCGTGGCGAAACTGCAGGCAGCGCGGCGGCCGATGATCATCGCCGGTGGCGGTGCCCTGCATGCTGGCGAGGCGCTGCAAGCGCTGAGCACGCGACTGGCCGCGCCGCTCTTCACCAGCGTCGCCGGTAAGGGCTTATTGCCGCCGGAAGCGCCATTGAATGTCGGTTCGACGCTCTGCGTCGAGCCGGGTTGGAACCTGATCGCGCAGGCTGATGTGGTGCTCGCGGTCGGCACCGAAATGGCCGATACCGACTTCTGGCGCGAGCGCCTGCCGCTCTCCGGCGAAGTGATTCGCGTCGATATCGACCCGCGCAAGTTCAACGACTTCTACCCCTGCGCAGTCGCCCTGCACGGCGATGCGCGGGAAACCCTCGCCGCCTTGCTGGCGCGCTTGCCGGAGCAGCAGCGCGATGCGAGTGCCGCCACGCAAGCGGTAAGCGCGTTGCGCACGGCGGTCAAGACTGGGCATGGGCCGTTGCAGGCGATCCATCAGGCGATCCTCGACCGGGTTGCGGCAGTGCTGCCGGACAACGCTTGCATCAGCAGCGACATGACCCAGTTGGCCTACACCGGTAATTACGCCTTCGCCAGCCGGGCGCCACGCAGTTGGTTGCACCCGACCGGCTACGGCACCCTCGGCTACGGCCTGCCGGCCGGCATCGGCGCCAAGTTCGGCGCGCCCGAGCGGCCCGGTCTGGTGCTGGTCGGCGATGGCGGTTTTCTCTACACCGCGCAGGAACTGGCAACTGCCGTGGAGGAGTTGGATAGCCCGCTAGTGGTGCTGCTGTGGAACAACGATGCGCTGGGGCAGATTCGCGACGACATGCTCGGGCTGGATATCGAACCCATCGGCGTGCTGCCGCGCAACCCGGATTTCGCCGGGCTCGGTCGTGCATTCGGCTGCACGGTGAAGCAGCCGCAAAACCTCGATGAACTGCAAGACGATCTGCGTGCGGGCTTCAGCCATCCCGGCGTGACTCTGATCGAGCTCAAACATGCCTGCGCCTGCTAA
- the ureG gene encoding urease accessory protein UreG, producing MNSQPLRIGIGGPVGSGKTALTLALCLALRERYNLAVVTNDIYTQEDAQFLVRNEALAPERIIGVETGGCPHTAIREDASINLEAVDQLNRRFPGLDLIIVESGGDNLSATFSPELSDLTLYVIDVSAGDKLPRKGGPGICKSDLLVINKIDLAPMVGASLEVMERDARKMRGDKPFVFSNQKIGQGLDEIIAFIEKQGLLNAA from the coding sequence ATGAACAGCCAACCCCTGCGTATCGGCATCGGTGGCCCGGTCGGTTCCGGCAAGACCGCCCTGACCCTGGCCCTGTGCCTGGCCCTGCGCGAGCGTTACAACCTGGCCGTGGTGACCAACGACATCTACACCCAGGAAGACGCCCAGTTTCTGGTGCGCAACGAGGCCCTGGCGCCGGAACGGATCATTGGTGTGGAAACCGGCGGCTGCCCGCACACCGCCATTCGCGAGGATGCCTCGATCAACTTGGAGGCGGTCGACCAGCTCAATCGGCGCTTCCCCGGCCTCGACCTGATCATCGTCGAATCCGGCGGCGACAACCTCTCTGCCACCTTCAGCCCCGAGCTGTCCGACCTGACCCTCTACGTGATCGACGTCTCCGCCGGCGACAAGCTGCCGCGCAAGGGCGGCCCGGGCATCTGCAAGTCCGACCTGTTGGTGATCAACAAGATCGATCTGGCGCCGATGGTCGGCGCCTCGCTGGAAGTGATGGAGCGCGACGCGCGGAAGATGCGTGGCGACAAGCCATTCGTTTTCAGCAACCAGAAGATCGGCCAGGGTCTCGACGAGATCATCGCCTTCATCGAAAAACAGGGGCTGCTCAATGCAGCCTGA
- a CDS encoding NAD(P)H-dependent oxidoreductase has product MNVLLVHAHPEPRSFTAALRDQAVETLQAQGHQVQVSDLYAMDWNPVASADDFSARENPEYLVYALEQRLGVKSQTLAADIQQELDKLLWADLLILNFPIYWFSAPAMLKGWIDRVLVSGICYGGKRFYDQGGLRGKKALVSVTLGGREHMFGEGAIHGPLEDMLRPILRGTLAYVGLDVLPPFVAWHVPYISAEARQEFLASYQQRLENLGQDQPIEFPRLSQFDDGLYPLAQNTR; this is encoded by the coding sequence ATGAACGTTTTACTCGTGCATGCCCACCCCGAGCCCAGGTCCTTTACCGCCGCTCTGCGCGATCAGGCTGTCGAAACGCTGCAAGCCCAAGGGCATCAGGTGCAGGTTTCCGACCTGTACGCGATGGACTGGAACCCGGTGGCCAGTGCCGACGACTTCTCCGCCCGCGAGAATCCGGAGTACCTGGTCTACGCCCTGGAGCAACGGTTGGGCGTCAAGAGCCAAACGCTCGCGGCCGATATCCAGCAGGAGCTGGACAAACTGCTCTGGGCCGATCTGCTGATCCTCAACTTCCCGATTTACTGGTTCTCGGCGCCGGCCATGCTCAAGGGTTGGATCGACCGCGTGCTGGTCTCCGGCATCTGCTATGGCGGCAAGCGCTTCTACGATCAGGGCGGTCTGCGCGGTAAGAAAGCGCTGGTCTCGGTGACGTTGGGTGGGCGTGAACACATGTTCGGCGAGGGCGCCATTCATGGCCCGTTGGAGGACATGTTGCGGCCGATCCTGCGCGGTACTCTGGCCTATGTCGGGCTGGATGTTCTGCCGCCTTTCGTCGCCTGGCATGTGCCCTACATCAGTGCCGAGGCTCGACAGGAGTTCCTGGCGAGCTATCAACAGCGGCTGGAAAACCTCGGCCAGGATCAGCCCATCGAGTTCCCGCGCTTGAGCCAGTTTGACGACGGGCTCTACCCGCTGGCCCAGAACACTCGATAG
- a CDS encoding pyridoxal phosphate-dependent aminotransferase gives MRFSALTQRIAGDGAAAWDIHYRALARLEQGEDVLLLSVGDPDFDTPVPIVQAAIDSLLSGNTHYAEVRGKRSLRESIAKRHRQRSGQQVDAEQIVVLAGAQCALFSVAQCVLNPGDEVIVAEPMYVTYEAVFGACGATVIPVPVRSENGFRVQPEDVAARITPRTRALALNSPHNPSGASLPRATWQALAELCIAHDLWLISDEVYSELLFEGEHISPASLPGMAERTATLNSLSKSHAMTGWRVGWVVAPAALAEHLGNLALCMLYGSPDFIQDAACVALEAQLPELEAMREAYRQRRDLVCACLADCPGLRALKPDGGMFVMVDIRDTGLSAQAFADRLLDRHGVSVLAGEAFGPSAAGHIRLGLVLGSAPLQDACRRIARCAAELMKEQVYA, from the coding sequence ATGCGTTTTTCCGCGCTGACTCAACGTATCGCCGGTGACGGTGCTGCCGCCTGGGATATTCACTACCGCGCCCTGGCACGCCTGGAGCAAGGTGAGGACGTGCTCTTGCTGTCGGTCGGCGACCCGGATTTCGATACTCCGGTGCCGATTGTCCAGGCCGCCATCGACAGCTTGCTGTCCGGCAATACCCATTATGCCGAGGTGCGCGGCAAGCGCTCCTTGCGCGAGAGCATCGCAAAGCGGCATCGCCAGCGCAGCGGCCAGCAGGTCGACGCCGAGCAGATTGTGGTCCTCGCCGGCGCCCAGTGCGCGCTGTTCAGCGTGGCGCAATGCGTGCTCAACCCCGGCGATGAAGTGATAGTCGCCGAGCCGATGTACGTGACCTACGAGGCAGTGTTCGGCGCTTGCGGAGCTACGGTGATTCCGGTGCCGGTGCGCTCGGAAAACGGCTTCCGCGTGCAGCCCGAGGATGTCGCCGCGCGCATCACCCCGCGCACCCGCGCCCTGGCTTTGAACAGCCCGCACAACCCGTCCGGCGCCAGCCTGCCGCGCGCGACCTGGCAAGCGCTGGCGGAACTGTGCATCGCCCATGACCTGTGGCTGATTTCCGACGAGGTCTACAGCGAGCTGTTGTTCGAGGGCGAGCACATCAGCCCGGCGAGTCTGCCGGGTATGGCCGAACGCACCGCGACCCTCAACAGTCTGTCGAAATCCCACGCCATGACCGGTTGGCGGGTCGGCTGGGTGGTGGCGCCAGCGGCGCTGGCCGAGCATCTCGGCAACCTGGCGTTGTGCATGCTCTATGGCTCACCGGACTTCATCCAAGACGCCGCCTGTGTGGCGCTGGAAGCGCAATTGCCGGAACTGGAGGCGATGCGCGAAGCCTATCGGCAGCGCCGCGACCTGGTCTGCGCATGCCTCGCCGACTGTCCCGGCCTGCGCGCGCTGAAGCCCGACGGCGGGATGTTCGTGATGGTCGATATCCGTGACACCGGGCTTAGCGCGCAAGCCTTCGCCGACCGCCTGCTGGATCGCCACGGTGTCTCGGTGCTGGCCGGCGAAGCTTTCGGCCCCAGTGCCGCCGGGCATATCCGCTTGGGGTTGGTGCTTGGTAGTGCGCCGCTGCAGGACGCCTGCCGGCGCATTGCCCGCTGCGCCGCCGAGCTGATGAAGGAGCAGGTTTATGCGTAA
- a CDS encoding HupE/UreJ family protein, whose amino-acid sequence MNLRKVLYSLALFLTPAVAFAHTGHDTSGMLAGVAHPITGLDHLLAMLAIGLWAAQQKGAARWALPVTFVASMLVGGLLGFEGFEIPFMETGIAASVLALGLLVAVAACLPMALSIGLTTIFALTHGVAHGLELPTLASPWGYVLGFVAATASLHAAGYAMVRLLPRTAAPLVRIAGAASAGVGVWLLAG is encoded by the coding sequence ATGAACCTGCGCAAAGTCCTCTATAGCCTGGCCCTGTTTCTCACCCCCGCCGTGGCCTTCGCCCACACCGGACACGACACCTCCGGCATGCTCGCCGGTGTGGCTCACCCGATCACCGGCCTCGACCACCTGCTGGCGATGCTCGCCATCGGCCTCTGGGCGGCGCAGCAGAAAGGCGCAGCACGCTGGGCGCTGCCGGTCACCTTCGTCGCCAGCATGCTGGTCGGCGGCCTGCTCGGTTTCGAGGGGTTTGAAATACCCTTTATGGAAACCGGGATCGCCGCTTCGGTGCTGGCCCTCGGTCTGCTGGTCGCGGTGGCGGCGTGTCTGCCAATGGCCCTGTCCATCGGCCTGACTACCATCTTCGCCCTCACCCACGGCGTCGCCCACGGTCTGGAGCTGCCGACGCTGGCCAGCCCATGGGGCTATGTCCTGGGCTTCGTCGCCGCCACCGCCAGCTTGCATGCCGCGGGCTATGCCATGGTGCGCTTGCTGCCGCGCACGGCCGCGCCGCTGGTACGAATTGCCGGTGCAGCCTCTGCCGGTGTCGGGGTCTGGCTGCTGGCCGGTTGA
- a CDS encoding aldehyde dehydrogenase family protein → MRKHTALFIDGAWQAPSGQGLAEVIDPATEAVIGQVPLGDERDVERAVAAARQAFASWARTPSSVRAGYIRALAEQLNARADEMAAVITAELGMPVQWCRSVQVEGPIAGLEHYVEIAALMDEVREVGNSLVLREPVGVCAFINPWNYPLHQLIGKLAPALAAGCTVVVKPSQETPLHAFLLAEMIEAIGLPAGVFNLVSGPGSKVGEALAKHPDVDMVSFTGSTGAGVRVAQAAAPSVKRVCLELGGKSPLLIGEDADLAAAVRYGVQDVMINSGQTCTALTRMLLPASRYAEALELARAECQSLRLGDPLDPQSFLGPMCSAAQRRTVREYIQLGQQEGARLLCGGAEAPAEFERGYYLKPTLFADVDNRMRIAQEEIFGPVLCLIPYADEAQAVQLANDSPFGLSSAVWAATSGRALKLARQLRAGQCFINGGAFNYLAPFGGYKQSGNGREWGEEGLAEFVEVKAIQL, encoded by the coding sequence ATGCGTAAGCACACAGCCCTGTTTATTGATGGCGCCTGGCAGGCGCCCTCCGGCCAGGGGCTGGCCGAGGTGATCGATCCGGCCACGGAAGCGGTCATCGGCCAGGTGCCGTTGGGCGATGAGCGGGATGTCGAGCGCGCAGTGGCTGCCGCGCGTCAGGCATTTGCGTCGTGGGCGCGCACACCGTCCAGCGTGCGCGCGGGCTATATCCGCGCACTGGCCGAACAGCTGAACGCGCGGGCCGACGAGATGGCTGCGGTGATCACTGCCGAGCTGGGCATGCCGGTGCAATGGTGCCGGTCGGTGCAGGTGGAGGGACCGATCGCTGGGCTGGAGCACTACGTCGAAATCGCCGCGCTGATGGATGAAGTGCGCGAGGTCGGCAACTCGCTGGTGCTGCGTGAGCCGGTCGGTGTGTGTGCCTTTATCAACCCGTGGAATTACCCGCTGCATCAATTGATCGGCAAGCTCGCGCCGGCACTCGCCGCCGGTTGCACGGTGGTGGTCAAACCGAGCCAGGAAACACCGCTGCATGCCTTCCTGCTGGCGGAAATGATCGAGGCCATCGGCCTGCCGGCGGGGGTGTTCAATCTGGTCAGCGGGCCGGGCTCGAAGGTCGGCGAAGCGCTGGCCAAGCACCCGGACGTGGATATGGTTTCCTTCACCGGCTCCACGGGCGCGGGTGTGCGCGTGGCCCAGGCCGCGGCACCGTCGGTCAAGCGCGTTTGCCTGGAGCTGGGTGGCAAGTCGCCGTTGCTGATCGGCGAGGATGCCGACCTGGCCGCCGCGGTGCGCTACGGCGTGCAGGACGTGATGATCAACTCCGGGCAGACCTGCACCGCCTTGACCCGCATGTTGCTGCCGGCCAGCCGCTATGCCGAGGCGTTGGAACTGGCGCGAGCGGAGTGCCAGAGCCTGCGCCTGGGTGACCCGCTCGATCCGCAAAGCTTCCTCGGCCCGATGTGTTCGGCCGCGCAGCGGCGCACGGTGCGCGAGTACATCCAGCTCGGCCAACAGGAGGGCGCGCGCCTGCTCTGCGGTGGCGCCGAAGCGCCAGCCGAATTCGAGCGCGGGTACTACCTGAAGCCGACGCTGTTCGCCGACGTCGACAACCGCATGCGCATCGCCCAGGAGGAAATCTTCGGTCCCGTGCTGTGCCTGATTCCCTACGCGGATGAGGCCCAGGCCGTGCAGTTGGCCAACGACTCGCCGTTCGGCCTGTCCAGCGCCGTATGGGCCGCCACCTCTGGACGCGCGCTGAAGCTGGCGCGGCAATTGCGCGCCGGGCAGTGCTTCATCAACGGCGGGGCTTTCAATTATCTGGCACCCTTCGGCGGCTACAAGCAGTCGGGTAACGGCCGCGAGTGGGGCGAAGAGGGGTTGGCCGAGTTTGTCGAAGTGAAGGCCATCCAACTCTGA